In a genomic window of Tripterygium wilfordii isolate XIE 37 chromosome 8, ASM1340144v1, whole genome shotgun sequence:
- the LOC120003306 gene encoding pentatricopeptide repeat-containing protein At4g14190, chloroplastic has translation MQGCPLPLPFQIHCIARAIWRNYCTNIVITSKTLYPKSLKGDPKPIFRCQCDPSTVHAPALVPESADHSTKQTTLLVEAFHEKQRLKDLLERLNMKDSSPLQILQDEGDWPKEHFWAVIRFLRHASRAKEILQVFDVWNNTEKSRINEFNYEMIIGCLGEEGLMEEAVLAFKEMKSHGLHPSLQIYHSIIHGYARNCEFDDALSYLNEMKDVNLAPETDTYEGLIEAYGKCRMYDEMGMCVKKMELDGCLPERSTYNLLMRESARGGLLTRMERIYQTMRSKRMNFQPSTLIAMLEAYVDFGIVEKMERVIRRVLNSKTYLKEHLVRKMARVYIENYMFSRLEDLGLNVSSKTGRTDLFWCLRLLSHACLLSRKGMDSIILEMEEEKIPWNVTVANIILLAYLKMKDFTRLRALLAELPTLGVKPDIVTVGILFDAKMNGFNGKGIEETWRRMGLINWSVEMNTDALVLSAFGKGYFLKKCEQAYSSLEPEAREDKRWTYRYLVDMVAKHSERPSAEES, from the exons ATGCAGGGctgtcctcttcctcttcccttCCAAATTCACTGCATAGCAAGAGCGATTTGGAGGAACTACTGCACCAACATCGTCATCACATCCAAAACCCTATACCCAAAGTCATTGAAGGGAGACCCAAAACCAATTTTCCGTTGTCAATGCGATCCTTCCACTGTGCACGCGCCTGCATTAGTACCAGAATCAGCTGACCATTCCACGAAGCAAACAACTCTTCTCGTGGAGGCCTTTCATGAGAAACAGAGGCTCAAAGATTTACTTGAGAGGCTCAATATGAAAGACTCATCTCCGCTGCAAATTCTTCAAGATGAGGGAGATTGGCCCAAGGAACACTTCTGGGCTGTCATCAGATTCCTCAGACATGCCTCCAGAGCCAAGGAGATTCTTCAG GTGTTTGATGTGTGGAATAACACAGAAAAATCCCGAATTAATGAATTCAACTACGAGATGATAATAGGATGTTTAGGGGAAGAGGGTTTGATGGAAGAAGCAGTTTTGGCATTTAAAGAAATGAAAAGTCACGGTCTTCATCCGTCTTTGCAGATTTACCATTCAATAATTCATGGATATGCCAGAAATTGTGAATTTGATGATGCTCTATCTTACCTTAATGAGATGAAAGATGTTAATTTGGCACCGGAGACTGATACTTACGAGGGGCTGATTGAAGCATATGGAAAATGTAGAATGTATGATGAGATGGGTATGTGTGTGAAGAAGATGGAACTAGATGGGTGTTTGCCTGAACGCAGTACATACAATTTACTTATGAGAGAGTCCGCACGAGGTGGGTTGCTTACAAGGATGGAAAGAATATACCAAACCATGCGATCCAAGAGAATGAACTTTCAGCCTTCAACTTTGATTGCAATGCTTGAGGCTTATGTGGATTTTGGAATTGTAGAAAAGATGGAGAGAGTTATTAGGCGAGTATTGAACTCGAAAACCTATTTGAAAGAGCATCTGGTAAGGAAAATGGCAAGGGTTTATATTGAAAACTACATGTTCTCGAGACTGGAGGACTTGGGACTAAATGTTTCTTCAAAAACCGGTAGGACTGATTTATTTTGGTGTCTGCGCCTCCTTTCTCATGCTTGTCTTTTGAGTCGAAAAGGCATGGATTCGATTATTTTGGagatggaagaagaaaaaattccCTGGAATGTAACTGTTGCAAATATTATCTTGCTAGCTTACTTGAAGATGAAAGATTTTACACGCTTGAGAGCGTTACTCGCTGAACTACCCACTCTTGGTGTGAAACCTGATATAGTCACTGTTGGAATTCTTTTCGATGCAAAGATGAATGGCTTTAATGGGAAAGGGATTGAAGAAACATGGAGAAGGATGGGTCTTATCAACTGGTCTGTAGAAATGAATACAGATGCTCTTGTTCTATCAGCATTTGGTAAGGGGTATTTCCTCAAAAAATGTGAACAAGCATACTCTTCCCTTGAACCTGAAGCTAGAGAAGATAAAAGGTGGACTTATCGCTACTTAGTTGATATGGTAGCCAAACATAGTGAAAGGCCTTCAGCTGAGGAAAGTTGA